A stretch of the Papaver somniferum cultivar HN1 chromosome 6, ASM357369v1, whole genome shotgun sequence genome encodes the following:
- the LOC113289166 gene encoding uncharacterized protein LOC113289166 isoform X3 translates to MLKKLKKITLDESPNRKQNKAQPSKNEFQPQIPNTLIANSKKDELQRSRGGENGMKTPVEDNSENLSIQLGARNAQFESGLDQEDSKILIFAGLTL, encoded by the exons ATGttgaagaagttgaagaagataACTCTTGATGAATCTCCTAACAGGAAACAAAATAAAGCTCAACCCTCGAA GAATGAATTTCAACCTCAAATTCCCAACACCCTGATTGCAAACTCAAAGAAAGATGAGCTACAGAGAAGCAGAGGAGGAGAAAATGGAATGAAAACCCCCGTAGAAGATAATTCAG AGAACTTATCCATTCAACTTGGTGCACGTAATGCGCAATTTGAATCGGGACTGGATCAAGAGGATAGT AAGATATTGATCTTTGCAGGGCTTACCTTGTAG
- the LOC113289166 gene encoding uncharacterized protein LOC113289166 isoform X1: MLKKLKKITLDESPNRKQNKAQPSKNEFQPQIPNTLIANSKKDELQRSRGGENGMKTPVEDNSENLSIQLGARNAQFESGLDQEDSGLPCRIRRHYNGRERNSILGSCSSLFCQLKW; encoded by the exons ATGttgaagaagttgaagaagataACTCTTGATGAATCTCCTAACAGGAAACAAAATAAAGCTCAACCCTCGAA GAATGAATTTCAACCTCAAATTCCCAACACCCTGATTGCAAACTCAAAGAAAGATGAGCTACAGAGAAGCAGAGGAGGAGAAAATGGAATGAAAACCCCCGTAGAAGATAATTCAG AGAACTTATCCATTCAACTTGGTGCACGTAATGCGCAATTTGAATCGGGACTGGATCAAGAGGATAGT GGCTTACCTTGTAGGATTAGAAGACACTACAATGGAAGAGAGCGCAACAGCATTCTGGGATCGTGTTCTTCACTATTTTGTCAACTCAAATGGTAA
- the LOC113289166 gene encoding uncharacterized protein LOC113289166 isoform X2, with protein sequence MLKKLKKITLDESPNRKQNKAQPSNPNTLIANSKKDELQRSRGGENGMKTPVEDNSENLSIQLGARNAQFESGLDQEDSGLPCRIRRHYNGRERNSILGSCSSLFCQLKW encoded by the exons ATGttgaagaagttgaagaagataACTCTTGATGAATCTCCTAACAGGAAACAAAATAAAGCTCAACCCTCGAA TCCCAACACCCTGATTGCAAACTCAAAGAAAGATGAGCTACAGAGAAGCAGAGGAGGAGAAAATGGAATGAAAACCCCCGTAGAAGATAATTCAG AGAACTTATCCATTCAACTTGGTGCACGTAATGCGCAATTTGAATCGGGACTGGATCAAGAGGATAGT GGCTTACCTTGTAGGATTAGAAGACACTACAATGGAAGAGAGCGCAACAGCATTCTGGGATCGTGTTCTTCACTATTTTGTCAACTCAAATGGTAA
- the LOC113289166 gene encoding uncharacterized protein LOC113289166 isoform X5 — protein sequence MLKKLKKITLDESPNRKQNKAQPSKNEFQPQIPNTLIANSKKDELQRSRGGENGMKTPVEDNSENLSIQLGARNAQFESGLDQEDSD from the exons ATGttgaagaagttgaagaagataACTCTTGATGAATCTCCTAACAGGAAACAAAATAAAGCTCAACCCTCGAA GAATGAATTTCAACCTCAAATTCCCAACACCCTGATTGCAAACTCAAAGAAAGATGAGCTACAGAGAAGCAGAGGAGGAGAAAATGGAATGAAAACCCCCGTAGAAGATAATTCAG AGAACTTATCCATTCAACTTGGTGCACGTAATGCGCAATTTGAATCGGGACTGGATCAAGAGGATAGT GATTAG
- the LOC113289166 gene encoding uncharacterized protein LOC113289166 isoform X4, whose product MNEFQPQIPNTLIANSKKDELQRSRGGENGMKTPVEDNSENLSIQLGARNAQFESGLDQEDSGLPCRIRRHYNGRERNSILGSCSSLFCQLKW is encoded by the exons ATGAATGAATTTCAACCTCAAATTCCCAACACCCTGATTGCAAACTCAAAGAAAGATGAGCTACAGAGAAGCAGAGGAGGAGAAAATGGAATGAAAACCCCCGTAGAAGATAATTCAG AGAACTTATCCATTCAACTTGGTGCACGTAATGCGCAATTTGAATCGGGACTGGATCAAGAGGATAGT GGCTTACCTTGTAGGATTAGAAGACACTACAATGGAAGAGAGCGCAACAGCATTCTGGGATCGTGTTCTTCACTATTTTGTCAACTCAAATGGTAA